One Lactobacillus sp. CBA3606 DNA segment encodes these proteins:
- a CDS encoding nitroreductase family protein, whose protein sequence is MENTVIETLNAHRTHRNFTTASVSDAILTQIITTAQQAPTSQYLQAYSLIEVTDPAIRAKLATITTKPMVANQGRLLVVLADQNRNVQLAATPNAKRALTELDRFLGSVEDATLMTEAMVMVTESLGLGSVVLGSINNDTQAVIELLHLPALTLPVFGFQLGYPATMSAKKPRLGLEAVLFKDHYEEPAAYQATLTAFDETLHAYYQHRGTNTRDEHLSQMTQAALGSAAKRRDFFKIARRQGFLPES, encoded by the coding sequence TTGGAAAATACGGTTATTGAGACATTAAATGCGCATCGAACGCACCGGAATTTTACGACAGCATCGGTGAGTGATGCGATCTTAACGCAAATTATTACAACGGCCCAGCAAGCACCAACTAGCCAATACTTACAAGCTTATAGTTTAATTGAAGTGACGGACCCGGCAATTCGGGCCAAGCTGGCAACGATTACGACTAAACCAATGGTTGCCAATCAGGGGCGTTTACTGGTCGTCTTAGCGGACCAAAACCGGAATGTCCAACTAGCCGCGACCCCCAATGCCAAACGTGCCTTGACGGAATTAGACCGGTTTCTGGGCAGTGTGGAAGATGCCACGCTGATGACCGAAGCGATGGTCATGGTTACAGAAAGTTTAGGTCTGGGGAGTGTCGTTTTGGGATCGATTAATAATGATACCCAAGCAGTCATTGAGCTGTTGCACTTACCAGCTTTAACGTTACCTGTGTTCGGGTTTCAATTAGGGTATCCGGCAACAATGTCAGCTAAAAAGCCGCGACTGGGACTAGAAGCAGTCTTGTTTAAGGATCATTACGAGGAACCGGCAGCGTATCAAGCAACGTTAACGGCTTTTGATGAGACGTTACATGCTTATTATCAGCACCGGGGCACTAATACGCGGGACGAACATTTAAGTCAGATGACGCAAGCAGCTTTAGGTTCAGCGGCCAAGCGACGTGATTTCTTTAAAATTGCGCGGCGCCAGGGCTTTTTACCAGAAAGTTAA